In Crinalium epipsammum PCC 9333, the following are encoded in one genomic region:
- a CDS encoding family 10 glycosylhydrolase, which translates to MEQKKINKIYSSSIYIMLFFAQLALFGKTAIANTAVLGVVKSAENQTSWQGIRTRLQASGVSYCIYDFSKVKTAADLNNTDVILLPNVTTITPVQVKALQEWMAKGGRVIASGAVGSLSLPQVNSNLRSLLGAYWQNPLTSPTNLQTQNTATWIPSATLSQPISGGVLIPVGSNSQTLALWNTANNPVGVVTTEQSIFLGWRWGVDAVSSVEFDTAWLKGAVSRYISADSLTQTPVETALDPTCSPASVTNSNSSPVSVPRQNDAVDNMANSAPLNTWSEVPNGSQIQNLTAPANQEQIVDPNSLNNSDTKPAVDSEIVRPAGAIASRPNRINIAVPKASTARPPVARTTNPKRAIASRPNPIKVAVPRASIPRPSVVRTTKPTRAIASRPNPIKVAAPRASIPRLPVPKKTSNSFPQPKPRTTGYTPRPKPFTPSPNRFAQVDDAPVAPAGLEVKPGTEPLMAKQVTAMRQELENLIGRFESTVLTAQANISRRFATDKSQTVTSFGATPEFESANRVVAQAKIGLETFVRSIAEQNYSEAKSQWFQTRRLLWDNYPINSKISQAEIRAIWLDRGSIVSAKSEQDLANMFDQIAAAGINTVFFETINAGYTIYPSKIAPKQNPLVRGWDPLKAAVKLAHERGMELHAWVWVFAAGNTLHNSLVNLPANYPGPVVAAHPDWAMFDNQGRMFAPPTGKVFLDPANPEVRRYLMNLFEEIASNYQVDGIQLDYIRYPFQDPNANLTYGYGKAARQQFQKSTGVDPLLMVSADLSNVNSQQLRSLWQKWTEFRTRQVDSFVSSVSSRLRAKRPGLIISAAVFPFPKQERTEKLQQNWESWAQRGDIDLLVPMTYALDTNRLQQITSPLLNAASLGSTLILPGIRLLNLPDIVAVDQIQLLRDLPTDGYSLFAYENLSDSLHTIFSRTQGSITRTSPEPIPYREPFKAVAIRYAALLYEWNFLLANKQIAIQQPEFTQLSQQSYQLQQALNQLAINPTSNNLSSAKTKLASFRSQFPEWMELQVAQQPYQVQVWRNRLVTLENLLGYGEKMRLKRS; encoded by the coding sequence ATGGAGCAAAAAAAGATTAATAAGATTTATTCTTCTTCGATATATATAATGCTATTTTTCGCACAATTAGCGTTATTCGGGAAAACGGCTATTGCCAATACAGCCGTCTTAGGCGTGGTCAAAAGTGCTGAAAATCAAACTTCATGGCAGGGAATAAGGACGCGCTTACAGGCAAGTGGGGTATCTTACTGTATATATGATTTTTCTAAAGTTAAAACAGCCGCAGATTTAAACAATACAGACGTAATATTGTTGCCCAATGTAACAACAATAACACCTGTACAGGTGAAAGCGTTGCAAGAATGGATGGCTAAAGGAGGCAGGGTAATTGCTAGTGGGGCTGTGGGTAGCTTATCTTTACCTCAAGTAAATTCTAATTTGCGATCGCTCTTAGGCGCTTACTGGCAAAACCCATTAACATCCCCTACTAATTTACAAACCCAAAATACCGCGACATGGATACCATCAGCCACACTATCTCAACCTATTAGCGGTGGTGTACTAATTCCTGTTGGTAGTAATAGTCAAACTTTAGCTTTATGGAATACTGCCAATAATCCAGTCGGTGTAGTCACTACAGAACAATCCATCTTTTTGGGATGGCGGTGGGGCGTTGATGCTGTTAGTTCAGTAGAATTTGATACGGCATGGCTAAAAGGTGCTGTTAGTCGCTATATCAGTGCAGACTCCTTAACTCAAACACCAGTAGAAACAGCACTAGATCCCACTTGCTCACCTGCATCCGTAACTAACAGCAACTCATCACCTGTATCTGTGCCAAGACAGAATGACGCTGTTGATAATATGGCTAATTCTGCGCCACTAAATACATGGTCAGAAGTTCCAAATGGTAGCCAAATCCAAAACTTAACAGCCCCAGCTAATCAAGAACAAATAGTAGATCCTAATTCCCTAAATAATAGCGATACAAAACCTGCTGTTGATTCAGAAATTGTTAGACCAGCAGGCGCGATCGCATCTCGTCCTAATCGGATCAACATTGCTGTCCCAAAAGCTTCCACTGCCCGTCCGCCAGTAGCAAGGACAACTAATCCTAAAAGAGCGATCGCATCTCGTCCTAATCCGATCAAAGTTGCTGTCCCACGAGCTTCTATTCCCCGTCCCTCAGTAGTTAGGACAACTAAGCCGACAAGAGCGATCGCATCTCGTCCAAATCCGATCAAAGTTGCTGCCCCACGAGCTTCTATTCCCCGCCTACCAGTACCCAAAAAAACCAGCAATTCCTTCCCTCAACCTAAGCCAAGGACAACGGGTTACACTCCACGTCCTAAACCTTTTACTCCCTCGCCTAATAGATTTGCACAAGTAGACGATGCACCAGTAGCCCCAGCAGGGCTAGAAGTTAAGCCTGGGACTGAACCCCTGATGGCTAAACAAGTAACTGCTATGCGTCAGGAACTAGAAAACCTGATCGGTCGATTTGAAAGTACAGTATTAACCGCACAAGCTAATATTAGTAGACGTTTTGCAACTGATAAATCACAAACAGTCACTTCTTTCGGCGCAACCCCTGAATTTGAATCTGCAAACAGAGTAGTAGCCCAAGCTAAAATTGGTCTAGAAACATTTGTACGGTCGATTGCCGAACAAAACTATAGCGAAGCTAAAAGCCAGTGGTTTCAAACGCGGCGACTCCTTTGGGATAACTATCCGATTAATAGCAAAATTTCCCAAGCTGAAATTAGAGCTATTTGGTTAGATCGTGGTTCAATAGTTAGTGCTAAATCAGAACAAGATTTAGCCAATATGTTTGATCAAATAGCCGCCGCAGGGATTAATACAGTATTTTTTGAAACCATTAATGCTGGTTATACTATTTATCCCAGTAAAATTGCGCCAAAGCAAAACCCCTTAGTGCGCGGTTGGGACCCTCTAAAAGCTGCTGTGAAGTTAGCCCACGAACGGGGAATGGAACTACACGCTTGGGTATGGGTATTTGCTGCTGGTAACACACTCCATAATAGCCTTGTTAACTTACCTGCTAACTATCCAGGTCCAGTAGTAGCAGCCCACCCAGATTGGGCAATGTTCGACAATCAGGGGCGTATGTTTGCGCCACCTACAGGAAAAGTTTTTCTTGATCCAGCTAATCCTGAAGTGCGCCGTTATTTAATGAATTTGTTTGAGGAAATTGCCAGCAATTATCAGGTCGATGGTATCCAGCTAGACTATATTCGTTATCCCTTCCAAGACCCTAACGCCAATCTTACCTACGGCTACGGCAAAGCCGCACGTCAGCAGTTTCAAAAGTCAACTGGAGTAGACCCACTTTTGATGGTGTCTGCCGATTTAAGCAATGTTAATTCCCAACAACTTCGTAGTCTTTGGCAAAAATGGACGGAATTTCGTACCAGACAAGTTGACAGCTTTGTATCATCAGTTTCCAGTCGCTTGCGTGCTAAACGACCGGGATTAATTATATCTGCTGCTGTGTTTCCATTTCCTAAACAAGAACGTACAGAAAAACTCCAACAGAATTGGGAATCTTGGGCGCAACGAGGAGATATAGATTTATTAGTACCGATGACTTATGCCTTAGATACAAATCGTCTACAGCAGATTACTTCTCCTTTATTAAATGCAGCATCACTCGGTTCTACTTTAATTTTGCCAGGAATTAGGCTGTTAAATTTGCCAGATATAGTAGCAGTAGATCAGATTCAGTTGTTAAGAGATTTACCAACAGATGGTTATTCTTTATTTGCTTATGAGAATTTGAGCGATAGCTTGCACACAATTTTTAGCCGCACCCAAGGTTCAATTACTCGTACCTCACCAGAACCAATTCCTTACAGAGAGCCTTTCAAAGCCGTCGCTATTCGTTATGCAGCATTACTATATGAATGGAATTTTCTATTAGCTAATAAGCAAATAGCAATTCAACAACCAGAATTTACTCAGTTGAGTCAACAATCTTATCAGCTTCAGCAAGCACTCAATCAACTAGCAATTAATCCTACCAGCAACAACTTATCTTCAGCTAAAACCAAGCTGGCTTCATTTCGATCTCAATTTCCAGAATGGATGGAGCTACAAGTTGCACAACAACCTTATCAAGTCCAAGTTTGGAGAAATCGTTTAGTAACTTTGGAAAACTTGCTAGGTTATGGGGAAAAAATGCGATTAAAGCGGTCTTAA
- a CDS encoding serine hydrolase, whose translation MSRRQPRDQPKKASRQEPAKTPTTLQPPQQVRQFPTNQGSRNLYAVPVSRQAKTNNSDKIRTVPTSLNQRLTDTKKIQTAKRRPSLLKFLSARSTTPRKKPLDLNPRPKATNHQRQPKGKLGRSQPRPLSPLMYLTRLLIVGVGIGAIVGTFLSIWDSSSRHSVEAAANTNSTVEATPAEKKNTITVAMGQEIVAIKPQLEALATANPKLQAGVFVLDLDTGAYLDYNSSSTFSAASTIKVPVLVAFFQDVDAGKVSLDEMLTMEPEMIAKGSGDMQYQKAGKQFTALETATKMIAISDNTATNMLITRLGGAEALNQRFRSWGLVATTINKPLPDLEGNNSTSPQELANVMVMVNEGRLVSVRSRDRILDIMRQTVTKTLLPPGLGKGATIAHKTGDIGSILADVGLIDMPIGKRYVASVMVQRPHNDVAARKLIQQISRLTYQYFDKSAVSPITPAIPESTPNSMTRAFTGENPAPSN comes from the coding sequence ATGAGTCGCAGACAGCCACGAGATCAACCAAAAAAAGCCAGCCGTCAGGAACCTGCGAAAACACCTACCACGCTACAGCCGCCGCAGCAAGTCAGGCAATTTCCGACTAACCAAGGCTCCCGCAATCTGTATGCAGTTCCGGTATCAAGACAGGCAAAAACTAACAACAGCGATAAAATACGCACCGTGCCAACATCCTTAAATCAGCGATTAACTGACACAAAAAAAATACAGACAGCCAAGCGCCGACCTTCCTTATTGAAATTTTTATCTGCCCGATCAACAACGCCGCGCAAAAAACCTCTAGATTTAAATCCCCGCCCTAAAGCTACAAATCACCAAAGACAGCCCAAGGGGAAATTAGGGCGATCGCAACCGCGTCCCTTATCACCACTGATGTATCTCACACGCCTACTGATCGTAGGTGTAGGTATCGGAGCAATTGTAGGTACTTTTTTGTCTATTTGGGACTCTTCTAGTCGGCACTCAGTCGAAGCAGCCGCTAATACCAATTCCACAGTTGAAGCAACGCCTGCGGAAAAGAAAAATACGATCACAGTAGCGATGGGACAAGAAATTGTTGCCATCAAACCCCAACTAGAAGCTTTAGCCACAGCCAATCCTAAATTGCAAGCTGGAGTATTTGTTCTTGATCTCGATACAGGTGCTTACTTAGATTACAATAGTAGCTCTACATTTTCCGCAGCCAGCACAATTAAAGTACCAGTATTAGTTGCCTTTTTTCAAGATGTTGATGCAGGTAAAGTTAGTCTTGATGAAATGTTAACAATGGAACCAGAAATGATAGCTAAAGGTTCCGGTGATATGCAATATCAAAAGGCAGGAAAACAATTTACTGCTTTAGAGACAGCAACTAAAATGATCGCGATTAGTGATAATACTGCGACTAATATGTTAATTACCCGTTTGGGCGGTGCAGAAGCTTTAAATCAGCGATTTCGCTCTTGGGGTTTAGTAGCAACAACAATCAACAAACCACTACCAGATTTAGAAGGAAATAATTCCACCAGTCCTCAAGAATTAGCTAATGTAATGGTGATGGTGAATGAAGGTCGTTTAGTTTCAGTGCGATCGCGCGATCGTATACTCGATATCATGCGCCAAACCGTCACAAAGACCCTACTACCACCAGGATTAGGTAAAGGTGCTACAATCGCCCACAAAACAGGCGATATTGGCTCTATCTTAGCCGATGTCGGCTTGATTGATATGCCCATCGGTAAGCGGTATGTTGCATCAGTAATGGTTCAACGTCCTCACAATGATGTAGCTGCTAGAAAACTCATTCAGCAAATATCTCGCCTTACTTACCAATACTTCGACAAATCAGCAGTTAGCCCTATTACTCCCGCAATACCTGAAAGTACGCCCAATTCAATGACTAGAGCTTTTACAGGTGAAAATCCTGCTCCTAGCAATTAG
- the patX gene encoding heterocyst-inhibiting protein PatX, with protein MRLSSLLIALNLISISLFVVSGTISPSSNELLSSKNFQQSLTSSSLQQKEKSPHRGNGRRELYPSKAGLPTLS; from the coding sequence ATGCGTCTTTCTTCACTGCTTATTGCTCTCAACTTAATCTCCATCTCCCTGTTCGTGGTTTCAGGGACAATTTCTCCTAGCTCAAACGAATTGCTTTCATCTAAAAATTTTCAGCAATCTTTAACTTCTTCTAGTCTTCAACAAAAAGAGAAATCTCCCCATCGGGGTAATGGGCGCAGAGAGTTGTATCCATCAAAAGCAGGTCTACCGACTTTGAGCTAA
- a CDS encoding RNA methyltransferase codes for MNEQALARVRIVLVEPAGGLNVGAIARVIKNMGLQQLVLVNPKCDRLGEDACKMAVHAVDILENAKIVATMPEALKGCQRAIATTARSRAIETPLETPRTVLPWLLEAPVQSALIFGPEDRGLSNTELNYAQRFLRIPSNPEYPVLNLAQSVGICAYELTQVQQQLLTRDQQLVAGDQVLTSSASKSPSATAASYTNEESDRADLDHLEGYYQQMEAVLLNIGYLYPHTAASRMEKLRRIFNRAGVTTAEVAMLRGIFSQMEWKLTFLPPDTTQP; via the coding sequence ATGAATGAACAGGCATTAGCTAGGGTACGAATTGTATTAGTGGAGCCAGCAGGAGGCTTAAATGTCGGTGCTATTGCGCGTGTGATCAAAAACATGGGGCTACAACAGCTAGTGTTAGTGAATCCAAAATGCGATCGCTTAGGAGAAGATGCCTGTAAAATGGCTGTCCATGCTGTGGATATCTTAGAAAATGCCAAGATTGTAGCAACAATGCCTGAAGCATTAAAAGGTTGTCAAAGAGCGATCGCAACTACCGCTCGTTCCCGTGCGATCGAAACACCACTAGAAACTCCAAGAACAGTTTTACCTTGGTTACTGGAAGCACCAGTACAATCAGCATTAATTTTTGGACCAGAAGACCGAGGTTTAAGTAATACTGAATTAAATTATGCCCAGCGTTTTCTCCGCATTCCCAGTAACCCTGAATATCCTGTTTTAAATTTGGCACAGTCAGTTGGCATTTGCGCTTATGAACTCACCCAAGTACAGCAGCAATTATTAACTAGGGATCAGCAATTAGTAGCTGGGGATCAAGTTTTAACTTCTTCTGCTTCCAAGTCGCCTTCAGCAACAGCAGCATCTTACACAAATGAAGAAAGCGATCGCGCAGATTTAGATCACTTAGAAGGGTATTATCAGCAGATGGAAGCTGTTTTATTAAATATAGGTTATTTATATCCCCATACGGCTGCTAGTCGTATGGAAAAACTACGGCGGATTTTTAACCGTGCTGGTGTCACTACCGCAGAAGTTGCTATGTTGCGAGGTATTTTCAGCCAAATGGAATGGAAACTCACATTTTTGCCTCCTGATACAACTCAGCCATAG
- a CDS encoding DUF2256 domain-containing protein — translation MPSQRSKSDLPTKICPVCQRPFTWRKKWADCWDDVKYCSERCRRRRSDIARREE, via the coding sequence ATGCCAAGCCAACGCTCTAAATCGGATTTACCCACAAAAATTTGCCCTGTATGTCAGCGTCCCTTCACATGGCGTAAAAAGTGGGCAGATTGCTGGGATGATGTGAAATACTGCTCAGAACGTTGTCGTCGCCGTCGATCTGATATAGCGAGGAGGGAGGAGTAG
- a CDS encoding isoaspartyl peptidase/L-asparaginase, producing the protein MSVNQIQPKLIIHGGAGSSLKGKEGIEAVRKSLYAIVEEVYALLIAGASAQAAVVHGCHLLEDNPRFNAGTGSVLQSDGQIRMSAALMDGSSQRFSGVINVSKVQHPIKLAQSLQQFPDRVLSDYGSAELARELQIPLYNPLTTIRLKEWLQERDENFIKEAAGVVAEKELVVPEKAGVGTIGVVVLDNQGGIAAGTSTGGKGFERIGRVSDSAMPAGNYATEFAGISCTGIGEDIIDECLAARIVVRVTDGMSLPQAFERSFTESQQHKRDLGAIGIDATGAIAWGKTSEVLLAAYHTGEQMGDTLEWMDNALFGFIV; encoded by the coding sequence ATGTCAGTTAATCAAATTCAACCTAAACTTATTATTCATGGTGGTGCTGGTAGTTCTCTTAAAGGTAAAGAGGGTATCGAAGCAGTCCGTAAATCACTCTACGCCATTGTAGAGGAAGTGTATGCACTGTTGATTGCAGGCGCAAGCGCACAGGCGGCTGTTGTTCATGGCTGTCATTTACTCGAAGACAACCCCCGTTTCAATGCTGGCACAGGTTCGGTGCTGCAATCAGATGGTCAAATTAGGATGAGCGCGGCGCTAATGGATGGTTCAAGTCAGCGTTTTAGTGGTGTGATCAATGTTTCTAAGGTACAACATCCGATTAAACTAGCTCAGTCTCTACAACAATTTCCAGATCGAGTGCTATCAGATTATGGATCAGCAGAATTGGCAAGGGAATTGCAAATTCCTCTATATAATCCTTTAACTACAATTCGCTTAAAAGAGTGGTTGCAAGAAAGAGACGAAAATTTTATTAAAGAAGCGGCTGGAGTTGTGGCGGAAAAAGAATTAGTAGTGCCAGAAAAAGCTGGAGTAGGTACTATTGGGGTTGTTGTTTTAGATAACCAAGGTGGAATAGCTGCTGGAACTTCCACTGGCGGTAAAGGTTTTGAGCGAATTGGGCGAGTTAGTGATTCTGCTATGCCTGCTGGTAATTATGCCACTGAATTTGCAGGTATTAGTTGTACTGGAATTGGGGAAGATATTATTGATGAGTGTTTAGCAGCACGAATTGTGGTGCGTGTAACTGATGGAATGTCACTACCTCAAGCTTTTGAGCGATCATTTACAGAATCGCAACAGCATAAAAGAGATTTAGGCGCAATTGGGATTGATGCTACAGGTGCGATCGCTTGGGGTAAAACTAGCGAGGTTCTCCTGGCTGCTTATCATACCGGAGAACAGATGGGAGACACCTTGGAATGGATGGATAATGCCTTGTTTGGATTTATTGTTTAA
- a CDS encoding CPP1-like family protein, with translation MSEQNPYEQLGLSEDASFDEIQEAKKRLSEQYSGDQQVVEGIEAAYDAILMDRLKMRQQGKIKVPEVIRFAERRSEPSPNLQPTPVSRSVNWLQGLVDTPSRSDVMLSSAVFLVLASVIAFPTLASSTLSLIIAFGVGFSVFFLNRKEGRLGRAVLLTLVGLCVGIGLGTPLASWLIGQVDSLSLVMTEEKIATWVTFVILWLISSFLH, from the coding sequence ATGAGTGAGCAAAATCCTTACGAACAATTAGGACTTAGCGAGGACGCTTCCTTTGATGAAATTCAGGAAGCGAAAAAGCGTCTAAGTGAGCAGTATAGTGGCGATCAACAGGTGGTAGAAGGTATCGAAGCTGCTTACGATGCTATTTTGATGGATAGGCTGAAGATGCGGCAGCAAGGGAAAATTAAGGTTCCAGAGGTGATTCGCTTTGCTGAAAGGCGATCAGAACCATCTCCCAATTTACAACCAACTCCTGTGAGTCGATCTGTCAACTGGCTACAGGGATTAGTTGATACTCCCAGTCGCTCAGATGTGATGTTGTCGTCTGCTGTATTCTTAGTACTGGCAAGTGTGATTGCTTTTCCAACTTTAGCAAGTAGTACTCTGTCTTTGATTATTGCTTTTGGGGTAGGGTTCAGTGTCTTTTTCCTCAATCGCAAAGAAGGTCGCCTTGGTCGTGCAGTGCTACTAACGCTGGTAGGATTGTGTGTAGGTATAGGATTAGGTACTCCACTGGCTAGTTGGCTAATAGGACAAGTAGACAGTTTAAGTTTAGTGATGACTGAGGAAAAAATTGCTACTTGGGTGACGTTTGTTATCCTGTGGCTAATTAGCAGTTTCTTACATTAA